Below is a window of Clostridium sp. JN-1 DNA.
TCTCTATGCCAGCAGGGCTGTGAAAAAAGCGATGATCTAAATACTATCAAATAATTCTACTGTAAATACTCATAAACCTTTATAATCCAAAGGACTATCGTCCTATAAACTTTTTAAGTGCTAAACTTCTGTAAGTTAGCAATGTTTCGCTTTAGCGAAACGAGTTATCAAAAATTTAATTAAAGATTTTTAGCAGCGCAGCGGAGAAAAATCCTCCTTCTCTGTCCTTTGTCCTCTGTCCTCTGTTTTTGTGTCCTTTAAAAAATGCATTGCATTTTTAGCAAATTGCAGCTGCATAGTGCTATACTAAAAGGTATAAATTGTTATTAAAGTTAGGAGTGTGTTTGTTATGAAGAAGGCTTTAGTTTTATTTGCAGATGGTTTTGAAGAAATTGAAGCGCTGACAGTAGTGGATGTGCTTAGAAGAGGTGAGGTTGACTGCCTAATGTGTTCTACAAGTGATACAAAGTGCGTTAAAGGAGCACATGATGTAAATATACAATGTAATATATTGCTAAAACAAGTTAATCCAAGTGATTATGGAGCACTTATTATACCAGGTGGAATGCCGGGAGCTGAAAATTTAAGAGATAATGATGAAGTTATAAATTTAGTGAAAAGATTCAACAGCGAAAATAAGATTTTAGGAGCAATATGTGCAGGACCAATAGTATTTGAAAAGGCAGGAGTATTAAAAGAAATAAGTGCAACTTCATATCCTGGATTTAAAGATAAATTACATGCAGGTAAATATATAGAAAATAAGGTAGTTGTACAAGATAAAAATATAATAACTAGTAGAGGACCTGCAACAGCACCGTATTTCGCATTTAAGATATTGGAAAACTTAACAGACAAAGATACTGCGGACAATATAAAAAATGATATGCTTATAAGTTTCGTAGAAAATGTAATTTAAGTAAAAAGTTTTTATGAGCTTATTATTAAATGAATTAAAAAAATTATGGTGAAATTGAATAAGATATGATTTTAACAACTGTTTATAAGCATATACTTGCTGCAAATAATATTTGACTTTATTTGCAGCAAGTATTTTTATTTAACATATTTTACTGCATTTTTATGCCTTAAACGTGTATAAGTTAAATTGTATAATGCGTAATTTGATAAACTTAAAATATACTTAATATTATGAATATATGCATTTTAACTCTATAATTAGTAACTTAAAAAAAAAACGATAAACATAAATGTCATGTGATTAAATTAAATTTTTTAAAGTAAAATGAGTTAAGAGTGTCATAAAAAGCATTATGATAAAAACATAGAATAATATATAATCATTCATTATTAAAACAAAGCTTAAGTATTATGCTTTTAGAGGTGTGAATGATGGAAATAAAATTAGGAAAATTGCTCATAGGGAAAAGTTTAAAAACAGATCAATTAAAAAGTCAAAAGTTCAACGTATTTTGGGGACTCCCTATTATGTCTAGTGATGCTATATCATCAGTAGCTTATGCTGGAGAAGAAATTTTAATTGTTCTTATACCTGTTCTCGGATTGATGTCATATAAATATATGTTTTATGCTTCAATGTGTATAGTAACCTTAATGTTTATTCTAGTGTTTTCTTATAGACAAACTATAGATAGTTATCCAAATGGCGGGGGATCTTATATAGTTGCTAAGGATAATTTAGGAACAACAGCTGGTCTTGTAGCAGGCTCAGCTCTATCAATAGACTATGTACTTACAGTTGCTGTTAGCAGCTGCGCAGGAACAGCAGCAATAACTTCTGCAGTACCATCGCTGCTGCCTTACAGGGTTATTATTACTATACTTCTCATAATGTTTATAACTATTGGCAACTTAAGAGGAATAAGAGAATCATCGAGAATGTTTGGAATACCTACTTATTTATTTGTACTTTCCATACTTGCAATGCTTATAACTGGTATTGTTAAAGTAAATGTGTATGGATATATTCCTCAGCCGCTTTATACAATACCAAAAGCTGCAGGTGATATAAGTTTATTTTTATTTTTAAGAGCGTTTGCCTCAGGGTGTACAGCCTTAACTGGAGTAGAAGCTGTTAGCAATGGTGTCCCAAATTTTAAAGAACCTTCACAAAAAAATGCAAAAAGGGTACTTGAATTACTTGCACTAATTATATTAATTATGTTTGGAGGAATATCTTATTTGGCAACCTTGTATCATGCAGTTCCAAACCCTAATGTAACGGTTGTTGCACAAATTGCAAAACAAGTTTTTGGACAAACAGGAATAATGTTTTATGTAGTTCAAATTACAACAGCAATAATATTAGTTATGGCAACTAATACAGCTTTTTCAGGACTACCTTTGTTATTTGCACTTATGGCTAAGGATGGATTTTTGCCGAGACAGTTTTCAAAAAGAGGAAAAAGACTTAGTTTTTCAAATGGTATTATAGTTTTAGGTGTACTTGCATGTTTGTTAGTTATTATTTCTAATGGTGATGATCATGTACTATTATCAATGTATGCTGTAGGAGTTTTCATTTCATTTACATTGTCACAATCTGGAATGTTTGTGAGATGGATTAGAAATAAGGGTAAAGGCTGGAGACATAAGGCAGCTATAAATGGTTTCGGAGCATTAGTAACTTTTACTACAGTAGTAATATTAGGTATAACAAAATTTAAGGCTGGTGCATGGATAATCTTAATATTAATACCTGTTATGATAATTGTAATGAGCAAAATAAAGGAACATTATACAAAGGTAGCCAAACAGTTGAAATTAAGCCTTAATGAAAAACCTAAAGAAATAAATTTTGCAGAACAAAAAAGATACGTAATCGTACCAATAGACACTTTAAATAGATCATTTTTAAAAGCATTAAATTATGCTAGAACCATATCGGATAATATAATAGTATTTCATGTATCGGTAGATGATGAAGCCACAGATAGATTATTAAATAAATGGGATAAATATAATATTGGAATTCCTATTGTAGTTAAAAAGTCTCCTTATAGAAGTATACTTGGACCGCTAGTTAAATTTATAGAATCAGAGGAATATACTGCAGGAAAAAATGATACTATAACTGTAGTGCTGCCTCAGTTTGTAGTTAAAAAGTGGTGGGGTAATATACTGCATAATCAAACAGCTTTATTTATAAAAACTATGCTTGTTAGAAGAAGGAATATAGCTATAGTTACGATACCTTATATAATTAATGAATAGAAAGAGAGGCAAACCCTCTCTTTTTTGTTGTATAATTTAAAATTAAGAGTTAAAAATTTATATAGGAGTGTAATAGTTATGAAAAAGGTTATTTTAGATAATGGAATAGTTTTAATATATGAATATAGACCTTCAGAATTGACTTCTTTTTGTATAGGATTTAATGCAGGGGCTTTAGAGGAAAAAGACAAGTTTAATTGGGGAACAGCACATGTAGTAGAACATATGATATCAAAAGGTACTAAAAAAAGAAGTGAAAAAGTTATAAATGAATTGTGTGATAGAATATTTGGATTTGAAAATGCTATGACTAATTTTTCATATGTTGTATATTATGGAACTTGTTTATCTCAAAACTTTAAAAGCGGTTTTGAAGTATACTCTGATATATTGTTAAATCCACTTTTTTCTGAGGTTGGATTTAGTGAAGAAATGAATGTGATATCACAAGAGCTAAAAGAGTGGAAAGAAAACATATATCAATATTGCGAAGATTTGGCATTATACAATGCATTTTTGAAAAAGAGAATAAGGATACCCATAATTGGAGAGGAAAACAGTATAAGGTCAATAACTTTAGATGATATAAGGAAGTTTTATGAAACTTATTATGCTCCTCAAAATTGTGTTATAAGCGTATGTTCTTCTTTAAAGTTTGAAGACGTATTAGACGTTGTAAATAAGTATATTGGCAGTTGGAAAAGAGATTTTAGCGGCATAAATCCATGTATATATGAAAAAAATAAGGCTGGTACTTTTGCCCAAAGGTTAGACGGAGTAAAAGGAGCTAAAATCCAATATATTTTTTCAATAGATGATTTGAATTTAAAGGAATTTAAAAATTTAAACTTATTTAATACAGCTTTTGGAGATGGATTAAGCAGTATACTATTTGATGAAATAAGGACAAATTATGGTCTTGCATACGATGTCGCAAGCAGAATAAATTACGATAGGGGAAGTAAATTTTTTACTATAACAATGGGAACGTCCAGTCAAAATGTAGAAATGGCTTTAAAATTAACAAATTCTAAAATTGAACAGATAAAAAATGATGATAAATTTTTTATTAGGGAAAAAATAAGTTATTTAAATGATAGAATAAAGCTAAAAAAACAATTGAGACTTGAGAAGGCAATTCAACTTTGCAAGGATCTAACTTGCTGTGAATTGATGTATAATTCAGCAGAGCTTGTATACAAACAAACACAAGGTCTTGATAAAGTAAATTCATGTCAAATACTTGAGACTATAAACAAAGTTTTAAATGGTGCTGCAGTACAAATAATATTCACCCCAGGGGTGTAAATTTTTCCAAAAGGTTTTTCTTAAGCGCAGCCGGAGAAAAATCAACCTTCTTTGTCCTCTGTCCTCTAAAAAATGTTTTACATTTTTAACATATTATGAATTACAGTTGTATATATGGAAAGTATATCAATTTTGGATTATAATGTATTTGGTCAGCGTATTAGTAAATATATTTAAGTTTTATATTTTGATTTAGTATTTTTAATGTGAAAGAGGAAATATATGAGCAAGTGGATGATAAAAAATAAAAAATGCAATATAAAGAGAATTTGCAGCGCTATAAATGAAAACGAAACAGTAATTAAGATAATGCTAAATAGAAATATCTACACACTAAATGGAATGAAACATTTTTTAAAACCATCATTTGATGATTTACATGACCCGTTGGAAATGAAAGATATTGGAAAAGCAGTTGATATAATAATTAATAGTATAAATAAAAAATTAAAAATATTAGCTATAAGCGATTATGATGTCGATGGAATAATGAGTGTATTTATACTTTGCAGTGCAATAGAGGATTGCGGAGGAAGTATTGAATACTATATTCCCGATAGAGTTACTGAAGGATACGGCATAAATAAAAGCATAATAGATAAAGCATATAAGGGAAATTATGATGTTATTATAACGTGTGATAATGGAATTGCAGCTATTGAGCAAATTAAGTATGCAAAAGAATTAGGAATAACAGTAATTGTTACAGATCATCATGATATACCCTTTGTAGAAGATGAATTTCAAAATAGAAAGTACATAGTGCCAGATGCTGATGCTGTGGTAAATCCTAAACAGTTTGATTGTAAATATCCATTTAAGTCATTGTGCGGTGCAGGAATAGTTTTTAAATTTGTACAATTGCTTTATAATAAAATTAAAGGGAAAAAACAAGAAGCTGATAAGTTTATTGAGTATGCAGCTATTGCTACTATTTGTGATGTAGTAGATTTAGCAGATGAAAACAGATTTATTGTAAAATATGGACTAAGCTTACTTAATAATACCAAAAATTTAGGGCTAAAGGCATTAAAAGAGATTACTGGAGTTAGCGGCAAGAAAATGAACTCGTATATAATAGGATTTATAATAGGTCCGTGCTTCAATGCTGCTGGAAGATTGGAACATGCATCTACGTCATTGAAATTGCTTTTGTCTGATAGTGAAAGCAAAGCAAAAGAGTTAGCACTTAAGTTATATGAACTAAATAAAGAAAGACAAAGTATGACAAGTGCTGGAGTAGATGAAGCTGTAAAATACATAGAGAATTCTTGCACTGCGAATAATAAGGTGTTAGTTATTTATCTACCAGAACTTCATGAGAGTATTGCTGGAATAGTTGCTGGGAGAATAAGGGAAATATATAATTTGCCAGCAATTTTGCTTACTAAAGGGATGAACGGTGTAAAGGGATCTGGAAGATCTATTGACGGCTATAACATGTTTGAAGAATTATTAAAATGTAAGGATTTGCTGGAGAAGTTTGGTGGACATCCTATGGCTGCAGGTTTATCTCTAAAACAGTCAAACATAAAAACACTTACAAAAATGTTAAATGACAACTGCAGGTTAAAAGATGAAGATGTTATTCCTAGAATAACTATAGATTGTCAGCTGCCATTTAAAAAGATAACATTAGAATTTGCTAAAAAGATAAGAAGTTTAGAACCATTTGGAAAGGGAAATCCCAGACCTATATTTGCAGAAAAAGGTGTGAATATAATAAATATAACTACTTTAGGTAAGAAGCATAACGTATTAAAGTTAGCATTAAGGAAAGATAGTGTATGGTTAAATGCAGTAATGTTTGAAGGTTTAGAAGAATTTAAAAAGTTAATAGGTAATGAAAATAACTTAAATCGTATAAAATTTGATATTGTATTTTACGTAAGCATTAACGAATATATGGGAAATGAGTATCTTCAATTACAGATAAAAGAGTTGAGAAAATCTATTTCGCAGTATTAAAATGCATAATTTATTTTTGATATATTTATTTATATTTTAACTAAACTTAGACAGGAGAAAGTATAAATGAAAGATGAAAGAGAAAAATTTTTGGAACTTTCAACAGAACTAAATACTAAATGTAATATTATAGAGATACTTAGAAATAAGGAAAAAGAACATTTAATGTACTTAAAAGATGTTATAAATAACATATCAGAGGGTATAGTAGTTTTTGATTCCAATGAAAAAATAAGTTTATGCAATAAAGCTGTATCTAAAATATTGGGCTTAACGGTTTTGGAGTTAGTAAATAAGCTGAGACTATTTGAAAAATATTATATCTATCTAGAAAATTACGGAAGGGGAAGCCAAGAGGATGCTGTAGAACTTTATAATAAATATATGAAAAATAAAAAGCCCATGAAAAATATTGTGCTTAAGCTCAGAGAAAAATCTTCCCTTAATGATAAGTATTTAGAACTAAATAGTAATCCCATAATAAAGAACAATGAACTAGCCTATACAATTCTTACAATAAAGGATGTTACTGAAAAAAGAGTTCACCGGATAAATTCACAAAAACAAGCCAAGTTTGTGAAAAATGTAGTCGATACAGTAGAAGTTCCAATAGCTGTGGTAGAATATCCTAAAATGAAGTACAAGCTCACTAATAAAAAATATGAGCAGATAATTAGATGTCAATCTAAATCAAATAAAACTTTGATCTTTGATAGTAAAAAACCCAAGTATATAAATTATAATTTATGTAAGATATTACAAGGCACAGCCTGTAACTATAAAACATATACCGTAAATCCATACAGTACAAAGGACAAAAATGGAAGTGAAAGATTTTACAAGCTAAAGTTTATACCGTATAAAAATAATGATAATAGCATTAATATACACATACATGGTTCTGATATAACTGAAGAAGTAAACCATAATATTGAACTTGAAAAGGTAACAAAACTAAAAGATGAATTCTTTACAATTATATCTCATGAATTAAGAACCCCACTTACCATAATATATTCCTCAATTCAATTAGCTTATGATGTATATAAAGACGAAATAACACCTAATATGGGGAAAACACTTTTTAGAATAAATCAAAATTGCAGTAGATTACTCAAACTTACCAATAATATACTAGATATATCAAAAGCAGAAGCCGGTTTTTTGACTTTAAACAATTCAGATTTTGATATAGTTTATATAAGTGAAACTATTGTAAATTCTGTAAATGAATACGCAGTTAGTAGAGACATAGAATTGATATTTGATACTAATCAGGAAGAGTGCAGTGTGAAAATGGACAAGGATAAGTATGAAAAGATACTGCTTAACTTGCTTTCAAATGCTATAAAATTTACTCCAGAAGGTAAGAGAATACTAGTATCACTAGATATAGAGGAAAACATTTTTTATCTAAGTGTGAAAGACTCTGGTGTTGGAATAGCTGATGATAAAATAAGTCATATTTTTGATAGATTTGCTCAAATTAATAGTTCACTATCTAGGAGGGCAGAGGGTACTGGCATAGGCCTTGCCTTAGTAAAAAAATTGGTAGAACTCATGGATGGAAAAATTACAGTTAAGAGTAAATTGGGAAAAGGAACAGAGTTTGTAATTAAATTAAAAAAAATAAATGCAGAAACAAATGGAAGCAAAAGTTGTGTTATTTTGGCAGAAGATATCAAGGATAGAATAAATATAGAGTTTTCAGATATAAATTAAGAGAGAATACAAAATTTTGTATTCTCTCTACTGTTGTTATAATCTTTTTTCGTAGTCTTCAACCATCCTCTTAACCATTTCTCCGCCTACAGAACCACATTGTCTTGATGTTAAGTCACCATTATAATCGGAAAATGGTACATCTAGCTCATCTGCAACTTCCATTTTAAAATTATCTAATGCTTCCCTAGCTTCTGGTACTAATTTGTTTGATCTATTTGACACAGCGATTACCTCCTCTTTTTAGTTTTAAAGTAATTAAGGTGGATAAACTCTGATGTCTTGTTAAAATAATTTTAAAAATTTGTTTTATTAACTAGATCATTATTATATTAACCACCTTCAAAAATAATATTCACCCCAGGGGTGTAAATTTTTCCATTATGAATTGCAGTTCAAAAAATAATTTATAATTTAAATTTTATTTGTTTATTTAAAAAAAAGTAGTATTATAATTAAGGAGAAATATATTTTGTGGTTAGCTTATATTTAAGGTATATCCACCAAATCGTTGATTTAGTAATTATTAACTATTAATTGTTAAAAGGGGTGCAGTAATTGAAAAAGATAATAATGACAGGTGGGGGTTCAGCTGGACACGTAACACCAAATTTAGCTTTAATCCCTAAGTTAAAGAAGATGGGATACGAAGTTCAGTATATAGGTACTGAAGATGGTATAGAGAGAAAAATAATTGAGAAACAGAACATAAAATATCATGTCATATCCAGTGGAAAATTGAGAAGATACTTCGATGTAAAAAACTTTACAGATCCATTTAAGGTTTTAAAAGGTATAATTCAATCTACACTTATAATAAAAAGAGAAAAACCCAATATAGTGTTCTCAAAAGGGGGATTTGTCTCAGTACCAGTTGTTATTGGAGCTAATTTTAATAAGGTTCCAGTTATTGCCCATGAATCTGATATTACTCCAGGACTTGCAAATAAGCTGTCAGTCCCATATTGTACTAAGGTTTGTGTAACTTTTCCCGAATCTCAAAAATATATAAAAGATAATAAGGCTGTACTTACAGGTACACCTATAAGGGAAGAACTCATAAATGGAAGCAGTATACTAGGTAAACGAATATGTGGATTTGAAGATAAAAAGCCTGTGCTGCTTGTAATAGGCGGAAGTTTAGGCTCTAAATTTATAAATGATACTATAAGAGAATGTATTGATAAATTAACAAGAGATTATAATGTAGTTCATATATGCGGAAAAAACAACATAGATAATAATTTAAAAAATAAAAAAGGGTATGTACAATTTGAATATGTAAATGAAGAATTGCCCCATATAATGAATTCAGCAGATTTAGTTATATCAAGAGCTGGAGCAAATGTAATATTTGAACTGCTGGCATTAAAAAAGCCTAATATTCTAATACCTCTTTCTAAAAAGTCAAGTAGAGGAGATCAAATTTTAGATGCAAGGTCTTTTGAAAAAAGTGGTTACAGTATGGTTTTACAGGAAGATGGTTTAGATGGAAAATTGCTTATAGATAAATTAGCAGAATTACAAAAAAATAGGGCAAAATATGTTAAAAATATGGAATCTAGTTCTATAAAAAATGGAGTTGATAAAATTATAGAATTGATAAATAGATATTCAATCTAAAAAATCTTAATTTGAATTTTAAGGTGTATATTACTGGTACTAAATGACTTAAATTAAACAATTTTTGAGAAACGTGCAATAAAACTTTGCAAAATTAATTTATATTTTCTATAACTTTTAAAATTAAGTTTTACATATAACAAATTTTGTTGTATAGTAAAAATAGAAGATAAATTTATTTGGATATTAAGTAATTTTGGTGTATGTTTACGTTTTTTGTGCCTAGAATGGTATAAAGGTCTTACCATGTTTAAGTAAACGCAAACACTATTAAAATAAGTTAGAAAAAGTTGTCATTTTTAAAATCAGTATATCAAAAAAAGATTATAAGAATTATGCTTAAATACTGCATAATCTTATTTATAAATTTTCTTAAATATAATAGAAAGAAGGGAAATTTTTTATGAGAAAAATGAAGACTATGGATGGAAACACTGCTGCAGCACATATTTCATATGCATTTACTGATGTAGCAGCTATTTATCCAATAACTCCTTCATCACCAATGGCAGAACACGTTGATGAGTGGGTATCCCAAGGAAGAAAGAATATTTTTGGACAAACTGTAAAGGTTATGGAAATGCAATCAGAAGCAGGTGCCGCTGGTGCAGTACATGGTTCATTACAAGCAGGAGCATTAACTACTACATATACTGCATCACAAGGTTTCTTATTAATGATACCTAATCTTTATAAAATAGCTGGAGAACTTTTACCTGGAGTATTCCACGTAACAGCAAGAGCTTTAGCTGCTAATTCACTTAATATATTTGGAGATCATCAAGATGTAATGGCTGCAAGACAAACAGGATGTGCCCTTCTTGCTGAAAGTTCAGTACAGCAAGTTATGGATTTATCTGCAGTAGCTCATCTAGCAGCAATAAAAGGAAGAGTTCCATTCATTAACTTCTTTGATGGATTTAGAACTTCACATGAAATTCAAAAAATAGAAGTATTAGAATATGATGAGTTAGCTAAATTAGTTGATATGGATGCTGTAAATGCATTTAGAAGACATGGTTTAAATCCAGACCATCCAGTAACTAGAGGAACAGCTCAAAACCCAGATATATACTTCCAGGAAAGAGAAGTAAGTAATAAATTCTATGAAAAACTTCCAGAAATCGTTGAAAATTACATGAAAGAAATAACTAAATTAACTGGAAGAGAATATCATCTATTTAATTATTATGGAGCACCAGATGCTGATAGAATGATAATAGCAATGGGTTCCGTATGTGATGTTGTAGAAGAAACAATAGATTATCTAAGAGCTAAGGGAGAAAAAGTTGGTCTACTTACAGTTCACTTATATAGACCATTCTCATTAGAACATTTCTTTAAATATATACCAAAGACAGTTAAGAAGATTGCTGTTCTTGATAGAACTAAGGAACCAGGATCAGCTGGAGAACCTTTATACTTAGATGTTAAGAATGCATTCTATGGAAAAGAAAATCAACCAGTAATAGTTGGAGGAAGATATGGATTAGGATCAAAAGATACTGTTCCAGCTCATATTTTACCAATATTTGAAAATTTAAAATCAAATAATCCAAAGAATGGATTTACAGTTGCAATAGTTGATGATGTAACTAATACTTCACTTCCAGTAGGAGAAGATATAGATACAACACCAGAAGGAACTACAGCTTGTAAGTTCTGGGGATTAGGATCAGATGGTACTGTTGGTGCAAACAAGAGTGCTATAAAGATCATTGGAGATCATACAGACATGTATGCTCAAGGATACTTTGCATATGATTCAAAAAAATCTGGCGGTATAACAGTTTCTCACTTAAGATTTGGTAAGAAACCAATTAAATCTCCATATTTAATAAACAAAGCTGATTTTATAGCTTGTCATAAACAATCATATGTTTATAAATACAATGTATTAGAAGGATTAAAGAAGGGTGGTAAGTTCTTACTTAACACTACTTGTAGTCCAGAAGTAGTAGAAGAAAAATTACCAGCATCAATGAAGAGATATATTGCTAATAACAATATTGAATTCTATATATTAAATGCTGTTAAAATAGCTCAAGAAATAGGTCTTGGCGGAAGAGTAAACATGATATGCCAAGCTGCATTCTTCAAGATTGCAAACATCATTCCAGTAGAAGATGCTGTTAAATACTTAAAACAGGCTGTTGTAAC
It encodes the following:
- a CDS encoding DJ-1 family glyoxalase III, producing MKKALVLFADGFEEIEALTVVDVLRRGEVDCLMCSTSDTKCVKGAHDVNIQCNILLKQVNPSDYGALIIPGGMPGAENLRDNDEVINLVKRFNSENKILGAICAGPIVFEKAGVLKEISATSYPGFKDKLHAGKYIENKVVVQDKNIITSRGPATAPYFAFKILENLTDKDTADNIKNDMLISFVENVI
- a CDS encoding APC family permease; the encoded protein is MEIKLGKLLIGKSLKTDQLKSQKFNVFWGLPIMSSDAISSVAYAGEEILIVLIPVLGLMSYKYMFYASMCIVTLMFILVFSYRQTIDSYPNGGGSYIVAKDNLGTTAGLVAGSALSIDYVLTVAVSSCAGTAAITSAVPSLLPYRVIITILLIMFITIGNLRGIRESSRMFGIPTYLFVLSILAMLITGIVKVNVYGYIPQPLYTIPKAAGDISLFLFLRAFASGCTALTGVEAVSNGVPNFKEPSQKNAKRVLELLALIILIMFGGISYLATLYHAVPNPNVTVVAQIAKQVFGQTGIMFYVVQITTAIILVMATNTAFSGLPLLFALMAKDGFLPRQFSKRGKRLSFSNGIIVLGVLACLLVIISNGDDHVLLSMYAVGVFISFTLSQSGMFVRWIRNKGKGWRHKAAINGFGALVTFTTVVILGITKFKAGAWIILILIPVMIIVMSKIKEHYTKVAKQLKLSLNEKPKEINFAEQKRYVIVPIDTLNRSFLKALNYARTISDNIIVFHVSVDDEATDRLLNKWDKYNIGIPIVVKKSPYRSILGPLVKFIESEEYTAGKNDTITVVLPQFVVKKWWGNILHNQTALFIKTMLVRRRNIAIVTIPYIINE
- a CDS encoding pitrilysin family protein — protein: MKKVILDNGIVLIYEYRPSELTSFCIGFNAGALEEKDKFNWGTAHVVEHMISKGTKKRSEKVINELCDRIFGFENAMTNFSYVVYYGTCLSQNFKSGFEVYSDILLNPLFSEVGFSEEMNVISQELKEWKENIYQYCEDLALYNAFLKKRIRIPIIGEENSIRSITLDDIRKFYETYYAPQNCVISVCSSLKFEDVLDVVNKYIGSWKRDFSGINPCIYEKNKAGTFAQRLDGVKGAKIQYIFSIDDLNLKEFKNLNLFNTAFGDGLSSILFDEIRTNYGLAYDVASRINYDRGSKFFTITMGTSSQNVEMALKLTNSKIEQIKNDDKFFIREKISYLNDRIKLKKQLRLEKAIQLCKDLTCCELMYNSAELVYKQTQGLDKVNSCQILETINKVLNGAAVQIIFTPGV
- the recJ gene encoding single-stranded-DNA-specific exonuclease RecJ, translating into MSKWMIKNKKCNIKRICSAINENETVIKIMLNRNIYTLNGMKHFLKPSFDDLHDPLEMKDIGKAVDIIINSINKKLKILAISDYDVDGIMSVFILCSAIEDCGGSIEYYIPDRVTEGYGINKSIIDKAYKGNYDVIITCDNGIAAIEQIKYAKELGITVIVTDHHDIPFVEDEFQNRKYIVPDADAVVNPKQFDCKYPFKSLCGAGIVFKFVQLLYNKIKGKKQEADKFIEYAAIATICDVVDLADENRFIVKYGLSLLNNTKNLGLKALKEITGVSGKKMNSYIIGFIIGPCFNAAGRLEHASTSLKLLLSDSESKAKELALKLYELNKERQSMTSAGVDEAVKYIENSCTANNKVLVIYLPELHESIAGIVAGRIREIYNLPAILLTKGMNGVKGSGRSIDGYNMFEELLKCKDLLEKFGGHPMAAGLSLKQSNIKTLTKMLNDNCRLKDEDVIPRITIDCQLPFKKITLEFAKKIRSLEPFGKGNPRPIFAEKGVNIINITTLGKKHNVLKLALRKDSVWLNAVMFEGLEEFKKLIGNENNLNRIKFDIVFYVSINEYMGNEYLQLQIKELRKSISQY
- a CDS encoding PAS domain-containing sensor histidine kinase translates to MKDEREKFLELSTELNTKCNIIEILRNKEKEHLMYLKDVINNISEGIVVFDSNEKISLCNKAVSKILGLTVLELVNKLRLFEKYYIYLENYGRGSQEDAVELYNKYMKNKKPMKNIVLKLREKSSLNDKYLELNSNPIIKNNELAYTILTIKDVTEKRVHRINSQKQAKFVKNVVDTVEVPIAVVEYPKMKYKLTNKKYEQIIRCQSKSNKTLIFDSKKPKYINYNLCKILQGTACNYKTYTVNPYSTKDKNGSERFYKLKFIPYKNNDNSINIHIHGSDITEEVNHNIELEKVTKLKDEFFTIISHELRTPLTIIYSSIQLAYDVYKDEITPNMGKTLFRINQNCSRLLKLTNNILDISKAEAGFLTLNNSDFDIVYISETIVNSVNEYAVSRDIELIFDTNQEECSVKMDKDKYEKILLNLLSNAIKFTPEGKRILVSLDIEENIFYLSVKDSGVGIADDKISHIFDRFAQINSSLSRRAEGTGIGLALVKKLVELMDGKITVKSKLGKGTEFVIKLKKINAETNGSKSCVILAEDIKDRINIEFSDIN
- a CDS encoding alpha/beta-type small acid-soluble spore protein; this translates as MSNRSNKLVPEAREALDNFKMEVADELDVPFSDYNGDLTSRQCGSVGGEMVKRMVEDYEKRL
- a CDS encoding undecaprenyldiphospho-muramoylpentapeptide beta-N-acetylglucosaminyltransferase translates to MKKIIMTGGGSAGHVTPNLALIPKLKKMGYEVQYIGTEDGIERKIIEKQNIKYHVISSGKLRRYFDVKNFTDPFKVLKGIIQSTLIIKREKPNIVFSKGGFVSVPVVIGANFNKVPVIAHESDITPGLANKLSVPYCTKVCVTFPESQKYIKDNKAVLTGTPIREELINGSSILGKRICGFEDKKPVLLVIGGSLGSKFINDTIRECIDKLTRDYNVVHICGKNNIDNNLKNKKGYVQFEYVNEELPHIMNSADLVISRAGANVIFELLALKKPNILIPLSKKSSRGDQILDARSFEKSGYSMVLQEDGLDGKLLIDKLAELQKNRAKYVKNMESSSIKNGVDKIIELINRYSI